TCCTGAGAATTCCTTGTAAATTTTACTTAGAAaaggaaaaatattttcaaaactgtCAGTCTGAATTGCTAACAAGGCTATAGTATGCTGATATGTTGGCCAGCACTGCAATTGAGCCCCGCCAAATCTCCATTCCAGTCATTTCTTTACAATCATCCCTGACAAATTGGCACCGCTTTTACATTGGACCCATATGTTCACACGCACCAGTGGTACACATCCTCTCGTCCCCTGAACAATCTTAGCCATTGGCAGTAAAACATGCACTCTCAACCTGATGAAAACATGAGCAAAATACTGATGGGAGACATTTTTAATCATCCAGAAATCATAACATGTGATCCTTGAGTCACACTTTATTagaataaatgaaatatgagTAAGACCTTTTATCTGTAGAGAAATGTAGTTACAGTACACTATTATGCCGATACATATCACTTTAGTCACAATTGATGATTGCACTCTCTAACATAAATTCTAATGCTGACAATTCCGTAATGGGCcaataaaaacagcaaaaaaaattgTGATAAGTGTGATTCACAATGGTCTCTCTGTAAGCCCGTTCTAAAGCTGTGGGGagaagaatataaaaaatagatatgcATGCACAACTCTGTCCATTAGTCTGATGACCATTTCATAACTCATCCTGACATTGACCAGGAACTCAAGGATTTGGTGCAGCCGAGACTAAAACTTCCCCATTTTTGACCAAACATGGAAACATTATCTTTAGCAGTGAATTATAGCGGACAACTGTCAAATGCTCAAATTTATCCTACAGAGAAAGAGTCAAGATAACATGTGTTCATATTACGACCAGTGTGTCGTGCCtcgttttttttacaatgtcaGCTTGTTTCACAGATTTTTCAACAAAGCAATAAACTGAGTGCAGACAGATACCACCAGCCACTGGATTTTTAAAGAGACATTTCAGAGTTAGAAACTACAGAGTTATTATGGCTGACACCCTAGAATGTCTGAATCAATATTTAAGGCACTCTAATATCTTTACTGCAGTGTCAGTTAGTTCAGAAAATGGCTTTAATCATAGTGAATACTTTTTTGTGTTGAAAAAAGTTATGTCAGGGAGCACGTCGAAGGTATGGCAAAGTGCTATAAAACCAAAGTTTTCTCAAAACCATTAACCATTGCAAACTCTAACAGGACGTTTTTATAGGCAGCAATAACAACAATGGCCATAATCTAAGATGGGGCCATAAAACAAATTTCACCAACTTCATCTCATCCGATTAATGAGAGATGCAGAAATGTGTCCTAGAAAGTAGGATTTCTGTTTTCATTCCTGAATCAATGTCCTTATTCAATTGAAAACCAATACTTTTTGCTGTATTTCTTCACTTTGTGTCTCATGAGTTCAAAGCGCAGTTTGCACCTTCAAACTCGTAAACCTATAAACATCTGTCTGACAAAATCATCCAGCTGCAAAATTAAATAAGATTCTTAGAGCTAGTCCTGCATTATTAATTCCTGGAATACGCAGTCTTCTGACAAGAGTTGTACCTGGTTCTGTATGAGTGAGAGGTCCAAAGGTACAAAGGTGAAGTTTTTGTCAGTCACATCGAACAAAACGTGAGTCCGACTACACTGATCGGATTTAGAAAGCTCAACCAGAATGCCCTCCGCATGAGCAAACGTAAACCACATGGCTCTAACGTTAAGCTGTCCGACTGTTTCTTAGGTTAGCCCAATGTCACATTCCAGACATGCATTAGAACTgttcaagaaaaaaaatagtagCATTAGGAAAAAAGTGACAGGAAATAAGCTGTGATTGACAGTTCAGGTGGGAGGTTTGAAGGTTGTTGGATGGTGGCCACTAGAGAAATCTCTATGGAAACCGAAGCAGAGAGAGCTGTGTTTTTGACACCCTTTCTGCATCACCACTCATCAGTCTGATAATGAACAAAGTGGGAAAAATTCAGTGCTAAAATACTTCATACGGACAACCAAGGTCGTGGCTCTCATATAAAAACCTCACGTCCCCTCTCGCCGCGTATTTGCTCGTGTTGCACAAGGACTGATTTTCTAGCGGCTCCTCACAAAGTGCCTACGTGCCACTGTAAATCCTTATATTTATCCTTATGTAGCTTTTGAAAGCTGATTtcataagaaaaacacaggagTAATTGAGGTTTGGTTAAGCAGTCAAGCGAGCTTGAATGTTTTGCATTAATTAGGATATAAGATCAATTTCAGGGGACAAGTAACAAATCATTATGCTGTTAGTTTTGGAAATCAAAGGCATAATGAATATTTTCAGAAACATCCTCTTAACGCACACTGCCTCGGGAAAACAGGGATTAACTAGCAAACTACTCAAACATTTGAACGCGTACCAAACTTTCTAACATGTTGTAACAACCTACTTAAATTCCAAATGGTTGGACAAAATGTACTAGCTATTTATACCAGGACGTATTAAAATCGACCTGCTTTCTGATGTCGTTTTTAAAAAGATCATATTTAGCTGCCACTCCTCGAAGTGCATAGTGAGAACATAAATGCACACTATCTAGTGTAAACCATATTCTATCAATTAATGCAGCAACTTAAAGgttcagtgtgtaatttttgggatgatctattgacagaaatgcaatataatatacatagctatgtcttcagatgtgaaTAAAgagtttacataatgaagcgttatgtttttattaccttagaatgagctatttctatctacatacaccgcgggtccccttgcatgtaattcaccatgttctgtcagccgtcatggtgtttcaaaagggagggggaggggtggagtgagcggttggttgcaattcgcaaccttgctgctatttcactgactggacctttaaaaacatgaatattacatttacatgttcGGCTAagcagttttgaaaatgtgtaagCTTGTCTCTCCATCCATGTCCCCCACCCCAATTccacaaaatatacagtaaaaaaggCATATTTAATTGACGTTTAAAGGCACactttaactaatatttttaaacatcaATAACCGAAACAGACATTTAACTATAATGTTCAGCTATTATTATGATTTTTCAATTCTTAATACAATTTCTGCAGATGAAATAAATGATGTACACCTTTAAATTTACCCACGAGTGCTTACTAAAAACAAATACTTGGACATATCATAATTTAAagctattttaagtttaaagcaacactatagaacttttgcgcaaggttcccccatgtggttgataagtgcAACTGTCTGTTACTAGTATTGTAAatactgtcgctgtataagctttcCCGTGGGCAGCACAATACATGtaaatttgtttactaagctgatggaaccaGCGAATGCAGAAACTGTCACGGtatggcaggaaagaacccaagcgcaggcaggcagtgaaggggttaacagataatttattaaacaaaacaaaggaacaaaacaaaacacccacgatggggaataACTGAACTAAGGCAGGGAACAAACAGGATCACACTCGACaagaacaatacaaaaacaacaaactgatATAACTCACttagacttgacttgacttgacttgacttgacaacACAGAGCACACAACGTCATACACGAGGCACAGAACAGAcgtagtacaatccacgagcaacaagacaaagaaacatgagggtatatatagggattgacaaacgagggataacgacatggggcaggtgtgagacattaaacacttagggaaggataacgaggaaacgagatggcgggaacagagacgagacactggaaaaacacatgagaggcataaacatctcatggtcttcccacataaaacccaagaactctgccccgatcccaccacacgactagaatttcataaacaagaggtgggaccgtgacagaagccccccctttaatgacaCCTCCAGGTGTCACCAAGGGGTGACACAGACagcagactggaccaaagacaaaaaccagacaaacatggtgaacagacaaggggtagacaggacaacaagactacagggaCTGGGtggacaacaagaacaacaaacatgggagggggggtggggcaaaacaagagtacataggggcagtccaaaagggttggggggaacagtcccagtccccggctgcgctcgagggcgctgagtcctgggggacttaggaggagtcccggggggaacagtctttggccctgggagtctcccagggaccggctggacagggcttgacgccggctggaaggccggctggacatggcttgacgccggctggaaaccggactggacgccggctggatcaccggactggacgccggctggaccaccggactggacgccggctggaccaccggactggacgccggctggatcaccggactggacgccggctggatcaccggactggacgccggctggatcaccggcctggacacagactggacaAACAGACTGGACAAACAGCTGGACACACGGACTGGACACGGACTGGACGCCCTGGACCGcccgctgcgcctctccctccttctccgcaccaccggatccatagccgatcttggcgaatccgtggggaccggagggagttccgcatCGGAGGAGACCGCAGACGTCATCCCCGGGTCACACCTCCCCCACTCGCCACAGGCGccgccaggagaaccggggaccgtggagctccagccgaagggtactgagtccccccgggcagcggcagccaggacgaggcccTCCGGAGTAGTCGACCGTGGGGCGAGGGCTCCGAGTGGAACCTCACCCTCGGgaccgtcccggttggccacgaacctcaccatgtccgcgaacccaaggggagccagcagcctcttctccgacggggcgaggcgctgagtgaggcagcagttgaagatcgccttcaactctgcctcgccaaactcagacgccctcgccaccgtcgagaatgccccggcgaactcccggttcccgtaactcccctgacggaaccccagcagcaagtgggcttgggcggcccgcgaggacgacgccgtgccgtccatattcctgcccgctgggttctgtgAGGGCTCGtgcattctgtcatgaactggcagaagaacccaagcgcaggcaggcagtgaagggttaacagatactttaattaacaataacaaaggaacagaaacaaaaacacccacaatggggaataACTGAACTAAGGCAGGGAACAAACAGGATCACACTCGACaagaacaatacaaaaacaacaaactgatATAACTCACttagacttgacttgacttgacttgacttgaatgacttgacttgacttgacttgacaacACAGAGCACACAACGTCATACACGAGGCACAGAACAGAcgtagtacaatccacgagcaacaagacaaagaaacatgagggtatatatagggattgacaaacgagggataacgacatggggcaggtgtgagacattaaacacctagggaaggataacgaggaaacgagatggcgggaacagagacgagacactggaaaaacacatgagaggcataaacatctcatggtcttcccacataaaacccaagaactctgccccgatcccaccacacgactagaatttcataaacaagacggtgggaccgtgacagaaacGCTGTTTGGAAACTATGTGGCACTCTTCCACAGGCGTGGGGATTGCATGTAATGTGTACATAGAACatagaacttacagagtgtggttgtagctgATGAGGGgtcgatcagacagaacgcagGTTTTGCGGTTAGATGCGCctctttgaattgttttcagttgtcagggagcgttttgcgcgctgTTTGCGCCTTGCATTTTTGTCGGAGCGCTCTCAGCgcctgaagttgaaaaaaaatcaactctgagcagaaaagcgcttgacgtcatgCGCCTTTTTTACCATTGTCCAATTAAATGAAAGGAGAGTGACGTTCCAATGtggtgacggaactttacagttgcttgatgaaggagaaacttgtgTTGGCTGACACAGGTTAACCGAGTAAGCGccctctgcttgtaccttttttaagtttctgataatatgacagttaacagcaacttaaaacataacataaaaaaaacgcTGCGTGCTGCTCTTCTCATAGAGTcaaccaaaagagcagcgctctcgcgttttcgaacatgaaacgCTTGTTCTATGTGATCGCCCGCtaaggctgctcaggtagcagcagcagtagaattcgtccgtttaagagttgttctgccacattattttaaggtcgaaaaactacataGTGTTGCTTAAATTCGATACAAGTGGTCCTGTCTCAGTGGGTtgtattagggctgtgtattggcaagtgccttccgatacgatacatatcacgatagatgggtcacgatacaatatattgctatgtatttcgatacgatacacatttgcgatatattgcaatactttaaatagaaaatgtaaaaagtagagctagaaatacaacatgctgtgcaccaccgggggttttctgtaaggataagtgtaaaaacatcccttacctccccagagtggccatgatgtgcgatgcatggacctttagatctgaggtttgggttctcaaactggattgcgcccctcaagtgggtagcacaggggaataaggtggctcacgcaagtcacttggctgttgtggtgcattatagttaaaacattgaacatgggcagtataaaacccctggttcatccgttctgcaaatgcgctggtgtcatatccgtgaaagcacaataaatgtcattgtttcttttcttaataaactttttgtctaatgcactgcagcagccaagtgacttgtgtcatgacttgcgaagcctacaaacagcattatttgatataactcattactccatgacttattttgaaaaccaaagcacacccacacatcagctctgagagctccaagcgttcttatatttttccccatgctcgcttccacttacttttggccgtatgtatatgacatgatttaaaaaaaaaatcgatagtagaggtatcactatcgatacactatcgaaaaaaaatattgcgatagttacatgtatcgatatttttgcacagctcTAGGTTGTATTGCGTAAGATCATGTCAAAGGTGAGAGTGGAAGATGCCAGCAAATCAAATGGTTTCAATTGCACCCTGACAGGTGACATCTGGTTTGGAAACAGCACTAAACAGCATGGACTGGCTCTAAAAAGGGTGGTACTATCAGCCTTTGCACTaacaaatataaaccatttgctaggttaatttaacccaatggtggggttcgtccctttttgacccaatgcaggCATTTGTTAGAGTGTAATTTTATTCTACTggattgcatttttatttttattatttttatgaaaacgTACATGTAAAAACCTTTGGAGCATTACTGAACGGCATCTTACTTACAAAACCTAAAGGTGTAAAATAGTCACTACGGAATTAGTTCCACCAGTCTGACCCATTCACCTAAATTCTTGTTTTCAAAATCTTTGTGATTTCTACATTATCATATGTGTATTTCATAATATAATTAGTTGTGTTCataatatcatttatttttattttcctgaCTATTATTACATCCAAACCTTTTTTTAAGGAAGCCCTTTTTAAAGGTGTCCTCAGAGATCACTCATACCCGTGGTGCGTCTAAGTACATGTATACAACAAGCTTCTGCTGTATTATCAATTCTATAATTACACTGAGTGTGGAAAAAGAGCCATCTGCTTTGTGTCCCGGGctgattataaaaacaaaagcgACGGCGTGTTTCTAATATcgtattatttgtttttgtgcttCCAGAATTACGCTCCCTGGGCATAAGCTTTGCAATATAAACACTTAAAGCGCAACAGCCAACAGACAGTCGGCTCTGGCGAAATTCTCTCTAGAAATGAAAAAGGGGGCAATGCATGCGAACTAGACATAATGTTTTGTCTGCAACCATTTAACAGTAATAAAATCTGTTGTTTCCCAAAAACAATTACTGTCTCAAAGCAAATCATAAAGATCCTCCTATTATACTGGAGCATAAAACCACAAGTATTTTGTTTGGAGAGATgtcaaaccactgagacattaaaAGTACAAAAATCAGTAAGGTCAAAACATCCATAAAGCAATTCAATTTCTCGATgtggaaaaacataaaaaaataatggaaGTGCACAAATAAAGTATGGGTAAATAAACAGTGGTGTATATAAAATGCCTGTGTTGTTTTATGCAGATCGTAAAATTTAATGGTGATGGACATTCCACAGTCACAACCATGTGCTTTCTGTTTTGATCAAGAGCCGCAATGATGTCATCCATCCCAGCGCCACTTATGCAGAGCCAGTGGGGCCGCAATTGCCTTTGTAATGGGAGAGCCCGCTAAAACACTCCGAAACCATGAGGGCAAAAACAACCGAATGTGTGGAAACACTTGCTGCTGAATATTCTACCAGCTCTTGTGGCTAAAGAGCTTTTCACTTTCAAAGATGCAGAGCGTCTTTCAGCcgattatgtttttttaagtgcCTCATAAAGCCTGTATGGAATTAGCATGTTGCTGTATGGGTTTAGTAAAGATTCTGATAATGTATAGATAATGTAGACTACCTTAATGTAGTCACTTTTATCATTTCAAAACCTTTTAAGCGAacatcaaaaacaaaatatatgatTAAACCATCAAACAAAATGCTGTTCCTTTATCTTTCATGACCtttgacagaaaacaaaagaaaaaagaattaATGATTTAGCTTGTCCAACCTGAAATCTCTCTGACGAAGCTTTAACAACACGCTTACATGCAGTTCTCATATTCAAAGTTATCTTTCATCTCTTTCCTCCCAGAATTCATATCTTAAAGCCCAGTGTATTGAGAAGGGACTAACTGTACCTGAGAGAAATGGAGGTTCCGTTGACAGACGCTGAGTGTTGTCTGCTCGGACTAAAGCCCCCCTGCCGGGCATAGCGCTCATCTCCACAGCACAGTATCATAAGAAAGGCCCTTCGAAAAGCCCGGTTCAGAAAAGCATAGAGGAACGGGTTCAAGCCTGAGTTGATATAGCCCAGCCAGAGCCAAGCTGTCCAGATCTGCGGTGGCACGCTGTAATTGATGAAGGGGTCCACCACGTTGGTGACAAAAAAGGGTGCCCAGCATAGACAGAAGCAGCCCATGATAACGGCCAGCGTTTTGGCTGCTTTAGTTTCATTCTTCAGGCGTCTGGACCCGTGTTGATCGTGGTTAGGATAGGTCGAAGGTGCCGAGCCGGCCCGGTGCAGGGAGCCGATTCGCCGAGCGTGCCCCATAGCAGTAACGTAGATTCGCTGATAGGCAAGAACCATCAGTCCCAGAGGTACATAGAAAGCCACGGCTGAACAAACCAGGGCGTAGGGTCGGTTCACGATGAACACGCAGGAAGTTTTATTACGGGAAGGGTTTCTTTCTCTTATCTGGGGGattgcaacaacaacaaaaaatattataattaatgcgtggagagggcggggctagttgtcacataGGGTGGTAGTCACATATGCTATCTCAAACAACCAGTTACAGTTTTCCTTATTTTGCATGTTTTCTatctatatttaaatataatttatttaataattataataataataattattattattaatgtgttCATACATAATGCATAAAcatcaaattatatttaatttaaaaatatatttcttaaatatatacacatgtatgtttatatatacatttaaatatacatgccacacacacatatgttatataaacaaaaaCCATTCATTTGAAATCGCTTAATCAcggtttgaattttttttacaaattacaaTTTACAAATACCTGGACCAAATAAATCACACTGACAAACATTTAGCACAACTATCACTATTTCACTAATTTCTTTCTTGAAAGTAAAATctaataaaatcatatttttgctAATGCTGATGTTTAAATAAGTTAAAACGTGTTCAATTAACCCTTTCCCCGTTGTCTAAGACAAGAAATTACAAATGTATGTATTATCAAAGCACTATAGTTTGTGTAGCCTAATATATGAATGTAGCCCTAAACAgtgatgcaaaataaaaaagtaagaatcAATCCAATACGCAGAACTCTTCACTTACAAGCTGTTCGATTCCAATGGTATTCCAGCTTTGCATGATGGGTAGGAAAGAG
The Triplophysa rosa linkage group LG19, Trosa_1v2, whole genome shotgun sequence genome window above contains:
- the si:dkey-247m21.3 gene encoding 5-hydroxytryptamine receptor 4; the encoded protein is MATASDTAVNLVDEVVSKHIFNPLERITLSIFLVTVIIMTALGNMLVMVAICKDRQLRKKKTNYFIVSLAFADLLVALVVMPLAAIELITGQWSYGETFCLVRTSLDVLLTTASILHLCCIALDRYYAICCQPLVYNNKMTPVRVSMMLVGCWVIPFFISFLPIMQSWNTIGIEQLIRERNPSRNKTSCVFIVNRPYALVCSAVAFYVPLGLMVLAYQRIYVTAMGHARRIGSLHRAGSAPSTYPNHDQHGSRRLKNETKAAKTLAVIMGCFCLCWAPFFVTNVVDPFINYSVPPQIWTAWLWLGYINSGLNPFLYAFLNRAFRRAFLMILCCGDERYARQGGFSPSRQHSASVNGTSISLRLSFLPNRRYSDNSNRILASELESQDSVGIL